One genomic window of Panicum hallii strain FIL2 chromosome 6, PHallii_v3.1, whole genome shotgun sequence includes the following:
- the LOC112898514 gene encoding uncharacterized protein LOC112898514 — translation MCCPCSVCENKKEFRKRETLWNHLALNGFMSNYSLWTKHGEVGVMMEDNEEDDDGDNNLPDWAWVHETGSFQDEPMDEGEANVEQEEPPDELGQALLDARKDSDTVKEALKFEKMLEDHKRPLFPNCKPEQKKLGTTLEMLKWKATNGVTDKGFGELLKIVKNMLPEGNELPSTTYEAKKMVCPLGLDVQKIHACLNDCILYHGEYENLEACPVCSALRYKIRRDDPGDVDGEPVKKRVPAKLVWYFPIIPRLKRFFKNKDNAKLIRWHKEDRKEDHMIRHPADGSQWRNLNQEYPQFDNDPRNIRFALSADGMNPYGPKEPGNDIDVFLQPLMDDLLLLWKEEGVHVWDEYKQESFNLRALLFVCINDWPALAKLSGQSNMGYMACTHCYDETDSIYLKHCKKCIYMGHRRFLPTDHPLRTEGKHFKGEPETRRKPLFRNGKRVFSKIKDVKVVFGKGPGSQPVPKDDQGHVPMWKKKSILWNLPYWQVLQRDKGRHYLKPTSYNLSKEEKESMFDCLNSIKVPSGYSSNIQGIINVKEKKIQNLKSHDCHVLMTQLLPVILRGVLPENVRLAVVKLCAFMNEISQKAINPNNLIKLQKDIVECLVSFEMVFPPSFFNIMTHLLVHIVTEITILGPIFLHNMFPFERFMAVLKKYVRKRSRPEGCIAKGYGTEEVIEFCVDYLPDLNSIGLPVSHHEGRLKGKGTLAKKCNVHIPCSEFSQANFTVLQNSSKVAPYIDEHMNIIQGPSITVQQYQGYEINGYTFYTRAQDKKITNQNSGVRMCIVNSNGEKNNYYGVIEEIWELEYGPIVVPLFRCEWVAGGGVTKDRYGMTIVDFKNIGYKDEPFVLAKDVTQVFYVNDMSSKPKKKSDKTSEADKAGNEPKRHIVLPGKRKVVGVEDISDNSEDYDQIDDLPPFSVDVDPSILLSKEDTPYLRCDHAQGTFVK, via the exons atgtgttgtccatgcagtgtttgcgaaaataaaaaggaattccggaaaagagaaactctatggaatcacctggccttgaatggttttatgagtaactatagcctttggactaagcacggcgaagttggagttatgatggaagataatgaagaagatgacgatggtgatAACAATCTTCCAGATTGGGCATGGGTTCATGAAACAGGTAGCTTtcaagatgaaccaatggacgagggtgaagcaaatgttgaacaagaggagccacctgacgagctaggtcaggcgttgcttgatgcacggaaagacagtgacactgtgaaggaggcattaaagtttgagaagatgttggaggatcacaaaaggccgttgttccctaattgcaaaccggagcagaagaagttgggtaccacgctagagatgctgaaatggaaggcaactaatggtgtcaccgataagggatttggtgagctattaaagattgtaaagaacatgcttcctgagggtaatgaactgccgtcaacaacatacgaagctaaaaagatggtttgccctcttggattggacgtgcagaagattcacgcatgtcttaacgactgcatcctgtatcacggcgaatacgagaacttggaagcttgtcctgtttgtagcgcattgcggtataagatcaggcgagatgatccaggtgatgttgatggggagccggtaaagaagagagttcccgcaaagttggtgtggtacttccctataataccacgtctgaagcgctttttcaaaaacaaggacaacgctaagttgatacggtggcacaaagaagaccgtaaggaggatcacatgatcagacacccagcagatgggtcccagtggagaaaccttaaccaagagtatcctcaatttgacaacgacccaaggaatataagatttgctctaagtgcggatggaatgaatccgtacg ggccaaaagaacctggcaacgatattgatgtgttcctgcaacccttgatggatgatctcttactgctctggaaagaagaaggtgtacatgtgtgggatgagtataaacaggagtctttcaacctccgagctttgctttttgtatgcatcaatgattggcctgcacttgcaaaactttcaggacagtcgaacatgggatacatggcctgcacccactgttatgatgaaaccgatagcatttatttgaaacactgtaagaagtgcatatacatgggccatcgccgattccttcctaccgatcaccccctaagaaccgaagggaagcatttcaaaggagagcccgaaactcgtcgtaagcctctgttccgtaatggaaagcgtgtgttctcgaagatcaaggatgtgaaggtagtatttggaaagggtcccggtagccaacctgttccgaaggatgaccagggacatgttccaatgtggaagaagaaatctatattgtggaacctaccttattggcaagtcttacag agagacaaaggacgccactatttaaaacctaccagctataatctgagtaaagaggagaaggaaagcatgttcgattgcttgaacagtatcaaggtcccgtctgggtactcctcaaatatacagggcataataaatgtgaaagagaagaaaattcaaaacttgaagtcccatgactgccacgttctgatgacacaattacttccggttatactgaggggtgttctaccggaaaatgtgagattggcagttgtaaaactttgtgcattcatgaatgaaatttcacagaaagcaattaatccaaataatctaataaagctgcagaaagacattgtcgaatgtcttgtcagctttgagatggtcttcccaccttccttcttcaatattatgacacaccttctagttcatattgtgacagaaataactattctgggtcctatttttctacacaatatgttccctttcgagagattcatggcagtattgaagaagtacgtgcgtaaacgttctcgcccagaaggatgcattgctaagggctatggaaccgaggaggtaattgagttttgcgttgactatcttcctgatctcaattcgattgggctccccgtgtcacaccatgaggggcgactaaagggaaaaggcacactagcaaagaaatgtaatgtgcacatcccttgtagtgaattcagccaagcaaacttcacggttcttcagaattcatccaaggtggctccatatattgatgagcacatgaatattataca gggaccatcaatcactgtccagcaataccaagggtacgaaatcaatgggtatacattttatacgagagctcaagacaaaaaaatcaccaaccaaaacagtggtgtccgtatgtgtatagtaaacagtaatggagaaaagaacaactactatggtgtcatagaggagatatgggaacttgaatatggacccatagttgtccctttatttcgttgcgaatgggtggctggaggaggcgtaacgaaggaccggtatgggatgaccatagttgactttaaaaatattggatataaagatgaaccatttgttctagccaaggatgtgacacaagtgttctatgtgaacgacatgtcgagcaaaccgaagaagaagtcagataagacgtctgaagcagacaaggctggaaatgagccgaaacggcacatagttcttcctggaaaaagaaaagttgttggagttgaggatatttcggacaattcggaagattatgaccagattgatgaccttcctccattctcagttgacgttgaccctagcatcctcttatccaaagaggacacaccttacttacgctgtgatcacgctcaaggcactttcgtcaaa